AATGTTACATTTCCGCTTGCACTTCCCCCTACCCTACCTACCTGCTACCCTCAAGCTATCGACAACACAGGAGGCACGGACATGGGTGCTGTAGCTTACGATCAAGACCTTTACAGTTGGTCACTGGAACAGGCAAGGCTGTTACGTGAACGCAAGTTTGACCAAATTGACCTAGAACACATCATTGAGGAAATCGAGGACATGAGCAAATCAGAAAAACGGGCATTAGAATCGTTTTTGGAAACCCTGCTCATGCATTTACTGAAATGGCAATACCAGCCGTTTTATATAGGCCGCAGGAGTTGGGAACTGACTATTATTGAGCAGCGTAAGCGGCTCAAGAAACACATGAGGGAAAACCCCGGTCTTAAATCCAAACTGGAAGAGGCCATTCTGGATGCCTACGACTTGGCAAAATCCGGTGCTGAAAAAGAAACGGGAATCCCCTCCGCTAGCTTCCCTGAAACCTGCCCTTGGGAGTATGAGCAATTTATTAATCCTGATTTCTGGCCTGAACCAACCGAATAAAAAAAGCCGGGTTCCCCCGGCTTTTCCATTTCCTGACTAAGCGAGAATGTACTTAGGCTTGCCATTTGAGTAATCCGGGTTAGGAGTCAGCACCCCCTCACCCACTGCCCGCGCTTGCCAGTTCAACCAAATTCGCCCCATTTCTTGAACCGTCAACCCCGTTTTGTCTGCCCCGCTTTTGGTGCGTTGGCTAATAAACCGTTTTGCATCCCGTGCGCCGGGAGAAAT
Above is a genomic segment from Thiothrix unzii containing:
- a CDS encoding DUF29 domain-containing protein; this translates as MGAVAYDQDLYSWSLEQARLLRERKFDQIDLEHIIEEIEDMSKSEKRALESFLETLLMHLLKWQYQPFYIGRRSWELTIIEQRKRLKKHMRENPGLKSKLEEAILDAYDLAKSGAEKETGIPSASFPETCPWEYEQFINPDFWPEPTE